In Fusarium oxysporum f. sp. lycopersici 4287 chromosome 2, whole genome shotgun sequence, a genomic segment contains:
- a CDS encoding ATPase, whose protein sequence is MAASPQFSSGAGTPKGFYHNDIGSTCSTHVCTEKNTEVPMSEDDEYQNNEEVVQLARELTRRSSAAPGTLFPQASGPLNPSSSSFNAKKWAKAFYDLRTDTSEGNPPRTTGVAFRNLNVFGFGSDTDFQKSVGNIFLEAGTMVKKLLHDKQRRVDILQNLEGVVQSGEMLAVLGPPGSGCSTFLKTMAGDTHGFHIDDASEINYSGIRPEEMRSAFRGEAIYTAEVDHHFAHLTVGDTLYFAARARCPKNIPEGISRREYAEHLRDVTMAMFGISHTKNTRVGDDFVRGVSGGERKRVTIAEAALSYSPLQCWDNSTRGLDSANALEFCRTLRTQADVMGCTSAVAIYQASQDAYDVFDKVLVLYQGRQIFFGKTKEAKAYFEGLGFVCPEQQTTADFLTSMTSHQERIIREGYEGKAPRSPDEFAQAWKDSAHRQHLLTEMDEYIERHPFGGEHYEKFVDSRKRDQSKSQRIKSPFTLSYMEQMRLTLGRSWVMLKADPSVTVTLLLCNLVESLVIGSIFYNLPEDTGAFLKRGLLIFFILLMNAYNNVLEIMTLYAKRNIVEKHARYALYHPSAEALSSMVVDLPYKIFNTIMMNTTMYWMGNLRQDAGHFFFFLLVSFVTTLSFSMLFRLIASLTKTIAAALARASILLLIIALYTGYAIPPQYMPVWLGWIRWINPTFYGLESLFINEFGGRNYPCSNFVPSGPDYSNILSFSQACAVQGSVPGENFVRGSAYLASAYGYVDSHKWRDFAVVIAFTILFMGLHLIATETIASERSKGEVLVFTRKEMKKHANKTLSDEETGKASGTQLASGNGIDEVTDVEEQTSIFHWRNVCYDVKIKGETRRILDHVDGWVKPGTLTALMGASGAGKTTLLDVLASRVTMGVVTGQMLVDGKLRDESFQRKTGYVQQQDLHVHTQTVREALNFSALLRQPARYTRQEKLDYVDTVISLLDMQEYSDAIIGVPGEGLNVEQRKRLTIGVELAARPQLLLFLDEPTSGLDSQTSWSICNLMQKLTNNGQAILCTIHQPSAMLFQRFDRLLLLSRGKTIYFGDIGRNSKVLVDYFVRNGAPKCPVGVNPAEYMLEVIGAAPGAHTEIDWPEVWSKSREHENVQQELERLAAEGDTLVGSGTHDGTEYNEFAATSHMQYTQVTKRLFQQYWRSPGYIYSKVILSAGASLFIGLSFLNGQNTERGLQNQMFGVLMFLTIFTQVVQQMLPDYVAQRTMYEARERPSKTYSWKAFMVSTILVEAVWNSLMAVLSFVCWYFPTGLYRNGYATDATDARNATVFLFVWMFFMFTSTFAHMIIAGFETAEVAGGLVTLIMIMMFSFCGILASPEELPGFWIFMYRASPFTYVVEGLMGTSMANADAGCENNELITFTAPNGTTCGEYMKSYLSNVGGYIVNTAATECQYCTISDTNTFLESKSMSYGNRWRDFGLLWVYCVFNIAAAFGIYWVVRVPKNKKAKKD, encoded by the exons ATGGCAGCCAGCCCACAGTTCAGTTCTGGGGCTGGTACCCCCAAGGGATTCTACCACAACGACATCGGTTCAACGTGCTCAACACACGTCTGCACTGAGAAGAACACTGAAGTTCCCATGAGTGAAGACGACGAATATCAAAACAATGAAGAAGTCGTACAACTGGCTCGGGAACTCACCAGGCGATCAAGTGCTGCACCAGGGACTCTATTCCCCCAAGCAAGTGGCCCATTAAACCCCAGCAGTTCAAGCTTTAATGCGAAAAAATGGGCAAAGGCATTCTACGACCTGCGAACTGATACGTCTGAAGGAAACCCGCCGAGAACGACTGGTGTGGCCTTTCGAAACTTGAACGTATTTGGCTTTGGATCAGATACAGACTTCCAGAAGAGTGTGGGCAACATCTTCCTTGAGGCTGGTACCATGGTCAAGAAACTTTTGCACGATAAGCAAAGACGTGTCGATATCCTGCAGAACTTGGAGGGCGTTGTTCAGAGTGGAGAGATGCTGGCTGTGCTTGGTCCTCCAGGTTCAGGCTGTTCGACATTTCTCAAGACTATGGCCGGCGACACACACGGCTTCCATATCGACGATGCATCTGAGATCAACTACTCCGGCATTCGACCCGAAGAAATGCGCTCAGCGTTTCGCGGCGAGGCCATTTACACAGCTGAGGTTGACCATCACTTTGCGCATCTCACAGTAGGCGACACACTCTACTTCGCCGCCCGAGCTCGCTGCCCGAAGAATATCCCAGAAGGTATTTCCCGACGTGAATATGCAGAGCATTTACGAGATGTGACCATGGCCATGTTTGGTATTTCTCATACGAAGAATACCCGCGTGGGCGACGACTTTGTGAGGGGTGTTAGTGGAGGCGAGAGGAAACGAGTGACGATTGCAGAGGCAGCATTGAGCTATTCGCCGCTTCAATGTTGGGACAATAGCACCAGAGGTCTTGATAGTGCTAACGCCCTTGAATTTTGCCGGACTTTGAGAACACAGGCTGATGTTATGGGGTGTACTTCTGCTGTGGCCATTTACCAAGCGTCTCAGGATGCCTACGAT GTATTCGATAAAGTACTCGTGTTATACCAAGGACGGCagatcttctttggcaagaCGAAAGAAGCAAAGGCCTATTTCGAAGGCCTAGGCTTCGTCTGTCCCGAACAGCAAACCACAGCCGATTTCTTAACCTCCATGACTAGCCATCAGGAACGAATCATCCGCGAAGGATACGAAGGCAAAGCTCCCCGATCACCAGATGAGTTCGCGCAAGCTTGGAAAGACAGCGCCCATCGACAGCATCTCCTCACTGAGATGGATGAGTATATCGAGCGACATCCTTTCGGAGGCGAACACTACGAAAAGTTCGTCGACTCAAGGAAGAGAGATCAGTCCAAGTCTCAGCGCATAAAATCACCGTTTACCTTATCGTATATGGAGCAGATGAGACTTACACTGGGTCGAAGCTGGGTGATGCTCAAAGCTGATCCTAGCGTAACGGTGACTCTTTTGCTCTGCAATCTTGTCGAATCTCTCGTTATCGGAAGTATCTTCTACAATCTACCCGAAGACACAGGAGCTTTCCTCAAGCGTGGACTACTaatcttcttcattcttttgATGAATGCTTACAACAACGTCTTGGAGATCATGACCCTCTACGCCAAACGAAATATCGTTGAGAAACACGCGCGCTATGCTCTGTATCATCCAAGTGCAGAGGCTCTTTCATCCATGGTCGTAGACTTGCCGTacaagatcttcaacaccatcatgaTGAATACGACAATGTACTGGATGGGAAACCTTCGTCAAGACGCCGGGcactttttcttcttcctcttggtATCCTTTGTGACgacgttgagcttctcaatgCTCTTCCGTCTCATTGCATCCCTCACCAAGACCATCGCTGCGGCCTTGGCTCGAGCCTCTATTCTGTTACTCATCATCGCTCTCTACACCGGCTATGCAATCCCACCTCAGTACATGCCTGTTTGGCTTGGATGGATCCGCTGGATCAACCCGACTTTCTACGGCCTCGAAAGCCTTTTCATCAACGAGTTCGGCGGTAGGAACTATCCTTGTTCCAACTTTGTGCCCAGTGGGCCTGACTACAGCAACATTTTGTCATTTTCGCAGGCTTGTGCTGTTCAAGGTTCTGTACCAGGGGAGAACTTTGTTCGAGGATCTGCATACCTTGCCTCAGCATACGGCTACGTTGACTCTCACAAGTGGCGCGACTTCGCTGTTGTCATCGCCTTCACGATTCTGTTCATGGGACTGCACTTGATAGCTACTGAGACGATCGCTTCTGAACGTTCTAAGGGCGAGGTTCTCGTGTTTACCCGCaaagagatgaagaagcatgCCAACAAGACCCTCAGTGATGAGGAGACGGGCAAAGCCAGTGGTACACAGCTCGCAAGTGGTAACGGCATCGACGAGGTTACAGACGTTGAGGAGCAGACCTCGATATTCCACTGGAGGAATGTCTGCTATGATGTAAAGATCAAAGGAGAAACTCGACGAATTCTGGATCATGTTGACGGTTGGGTGAAGCCGGGTACCTTGACTGCTCTGATG GGTGCGTCCGGCGCTGGTAAGACCACATTACTGGACGTCCTCGCAAGCCGAGTCACAATGGGCGTCGTAACAGGCCAGATGCTCGTCGATGGAAAACTACGAGACGAATCCTTCCAACGCAAGACCGGTTACGTTCAGCAACAAGACCTTCACGTCCACACCCAAACAGTTCGCGAGGCCCTTAACTTCAGcgctcttcttcgtcaaccAGCCAGATATACACGACAGGAGAAGCTCGATTATGTGGACACCGTGATTAGTCTTCTTGACATGCAGGAATACTCCGATGCTATCATCGGCGTACCAGGCGAAGGACTCAACGTGGAGCAACGAAAACGATTGACGATTGGCGTTGAGTTAGCTGCTCGGCCTCAATTGTTGTTGTTCCTGGATGAACCGACATCTGGACTTGATAGTCAAACGTCTTGGTCTATCTGCAACTTGATGCAGAAGCTTACCAACAACGGCCAGGCTATCCTCTGCACGATCCATCAACCTTCAGCTATGCTGTTTCAACGCTTTGACCGactgctgttgttgtctcgcgGTAAAACCATTTACTTTGGTGATATTGGTAGGAACTCGAAGGTTTTGGTTGACTACTTTGTTCGCAATGGAGCACCGAAGTGTCCAGTTGGTGTCAATCCCGCTGAGTACATGCTTGAGGTCATTGGAGCTGCTCCGGGAGCTCATACAGAGATCGATTGGCCTGAGGTTTGGAGCAAATCGCGCGAGCATGAGAATGTTCAACAGGAGCTTGAGCGATTGGCAGCTGAAGGAGATACCCTTGTTGGGTCAGGCACTCATGATGGAACTGAGTACAACGAGTTTGCTGCTACATCGCACATGCAGTACACACAGGTCACCAAGCGACTGTTTCAACAGTACTGGAGAAGTCCTGGATACATCTACTCCAAGGTCATCCTGTCTGCGGGCGCA TCTCTCTTCATCGGCCTATCGTTCCTAAATGGCCAAAACACCGAACGTGGTCTCCAGAACCAAATGTTTGGTGTCCTAATGTTCCTCACGATCTTCACCCAAGTTGTCCAGCAGATGCTTCCCGACTACGTCGCCCAACGCACCATGTACGAAGCGCGGGAGCGGCCATCGAAGACCTACTCTTGGAAGGCATTTATGGTTTCTACAATTCTGGTAGAAGCAGTATGGAACTCG CTCATGGCTGTACTATCTTTTGTTTGCTGGTATTTCCCAACAGGCCTGTACCGCAACGGCTATGCGACTGATGCTACGGATGCACGAAATGCAACTGTTTTTCTGTTTGTGTGGATGTTCTTCATGTTCACCAGCACGTTTGCGCATATGATCATCGCGGGCTTCGAGACTGCTGAAGTTGCCGGCGGTCTCGTTACTCtgatcatgatcatgatgtttTCCTTTTGCGG TATCCTTGCGTCACCAGAAGAACTCCCCGGCTTCTGGATCTTCATGTACCGCGCTTCACCCTTCACATACGTCGTAGAAGGTCTAATGGGTACATCAATGGCCAACGCCGACGCAGGGTGCGAAAACAACGAACTGATCACCTTCACTGCACCCAACGGTACAACATGCGGTGAATACATGAAGTCGTACCTGTCCAACGTAGGCGGCTACATCGTCAACACTGCTGCGACAGAGTGTCAGTACTGCACTATCTCAGACACCAACACATTTCTGGAGAGTAAGAGCATGAGCTATGGTAATCGATGGAGGGATTTCGGACTTCTTTGGGTCTATTGTGTGTTTAACATTGCGGCGGCGTTTGGGATCTATTGGGTTGTTCGTGTGCCCAAGAATaaaaaggcgaagaaggatTAG